In the genome of Drosophila subpulchrella strain 33 F10 #4 breed RU33 chromosome 2L, RU_Dsub_v1.1 Primary Assembly, whole genome shotgun sequence, one region contains:
- the LOC119547066 gene encoding lutropin-choriogonadotropic hormone receptor isoform X2, protein MPFRAFPSSSCCGDLEGNEISHIHKEAFSGFTALEDLNLGNNIFPELPESGLRALLHLKTFNNPKLREFPPPDTFPRIQTLILSYAYHCCAFLPLVAMSAQKKTSQVQEAVLFPSDAEFDMTLWNNSMMNIWPQMHNLSKQLGAAMHDPWESAANFNEEQLQSQTGGQIATSYMEEYFEEHDVSGPATGYGFGTGLFSGMTAEDFQPGSVQCLPMPGPFLPCADLFDWWTLRCGVWVVFLLSLLGNGTVVFVLLCSRSKMDVPRFLVCNLAAADFFMGIYLGILAIVDAATLGEFRMFAIPWQMSLLCQLSGFLAVLSSELSVYTLAVITLERNYAITHAIHLNKRLSLKQAGYIMSVGWVFALLMALMPLLGVSDYRKFAVCLPFETTTGPASLTYVISLMFINGCAFLTLMGCYLKMYWAIRGSQAWNTNDSRIAKRMALLVFTDFLCWSPIAFFSITAIFGLQLISLEQAKIFTVFVLPLNSCCNPFLYAIMTKQFKKDCVTLCKHFEESRVVGGGGQGGRGGAVARTKRGELPPPLLPAAAVAHPPGCRCLRMLPSEMPNWHKMEQTPSLWHRLRTFCCGESRRRRKQRRQPQQRRQRAYTAAAANPYQYQFAELRQQRQNRASSISSENFCSSRSSSWRHGPPSSAPLPPGNCSMPLKMLEPHGHPHGHGRRRHSAWLITRKTSQDSNLSSSRNDSSASATTASTSTFRLSRSSAGSSTPLPSIIAHNGKAQLDAVKPRLVRQEAVQEEEDSSPPRLGVRFLPTIPSAADSSVIMEDGDSANTGVAGFLGMPLPGASSGFLIAPSTANTSPPPVMLQPAKPPPDPNDAPP, encoded by the exons ATGCCTTTCAGGGCATTCCCAAGCTCCAGCTGCTGTGG TGACCTGGAGGGCAATGAGATCTCGCACATACACAAGGAGGCCTTTTCCGGTTTCACAGCCCTCGAGGATCTCAATTTGGGCAACAACATTTTCCCAGAGCTGCCCGAATCGGGACTGCGTGCCCTGCTCCACCTGAAGACCTTTAACAATCCGAAGCTCAGGGAGTTTCCGCCACCTGACACCTTTCCCCGGATCCAAACTCTTATTCTGTCTTATGCCTACCATTGCTGCGCTTTTCTCCCCTTGGTGGCCATGTCTGCCCAGAAAAAAACCTCCCAGGTCCAGGAGGCCGTCCTCTTTCCCTCCGACGCGGAGTTCGATATGACTCTGTGGAACAACAGCATGATGAACATCTGGCCACAAATGC ACAATCTGAGCAAGCAGCTGGGTGCCGCCATGCACGATCCCTGGGAATCGGCGGCCAACTTCAACGAGGAACAGCTGCAATCGCAGACGGGGGGACAAATCGCCACCAGCTACATGGAGGAGTACTTCGAGGAGCACGACGTGAGTGGTCCTGCCACGGGATATGGCTTCGGGACGGGGCTCTTCTCCGGCATGACCGCCGAGGACTTTCAGCCTGGATCTGTGCAGTGCCTGCCGATGCCAGGACCCTTCCTCCCCTGCGCCGATCTCTTCGACTGGTGGACCCTGCGCTGCGGCGTGTGGGTGGTCTTCCTGCTCTCCCTCCTGGGCAACGGCACCGTGGTCTTTGTGCTCCTCTGCTCGCGCTCCAAGATGGATGTGCCGCGATTTCTGGTCTGCAACCTGGCGGCTGCGGACTTCTTCATGGGCATCTACCTGGGCATCCTGGCCATTGTGGATGCGGCCACCTTGGGCGAGTTCCGCATGTTTGCCATTCCGTGGCAGATGTCGCTGCTCTGCCAGTTGTCCGGATTTCTCGCCGTGCTCAGCTCCGAGCTGTCGGTCTACACGTTGGCGGTGATCACCTTGGAGCGGAACTATGCCATCACCCATGCCATCCACCTGAACAAGAGGCTCTCCCTGAAGCAGGCGGGATATATAATGAGTGTGGGCTGGGTGTTTGCTCTACTGATGGCCTTGATGCCTTTGTTGGGAGTCTCGGACTACAGGAAGTTTGCCGTGTGCCTGCCCTTTGAGACCACCACCGGACCGGCCAGCCTGACCTACGTGATCTCACTGATGTTCATCAACGGATGCGCCTTCCTCACCCTGATGGGCTGCTACCTGAAGATGTACTGGGCCATCAGGGGCAGTCAGGCGTGGAATACCAATGATTCGCGCATTGCCAAGCGGATGGCCCTGTTGGTCTTCACGGACTTCCTCTGCTGGTCACCCATCGCCTTCTTCTCCATCACGGCCATCTTTGGACTGCAGCTGATATCCCTGGAACAGGCCAAGATCTTCACGGTTTTTGTGCTGCCCCTGAATAGTTGCTGCAATCCCTTTCTCTACGCCATAATGACCAAGCAGTTCAAGAAGGACTGTGTTACGTTGTGCAAACACTTCGAGGAATCCCGAGTCGTGGGAGGCGGAGGTCAGGGTGGGCGTGGTGGAGCAGTGGCGCGCACCAAAAGGGGTGAGCTGCCACCACCCCTGCTGCCCGCTGCAGCGGTTGCCCACCCGCCGGGCTGCCGATGCCTGAGGATGCTGCCCAGCGAGATGCCCAACTGGCACAAGATGGAGCAGACCCCTAGCTTGTGGCACCGGCTGAGGACCTTCTGCTGCGGGGAGAGCAGGAGGCGCCGCAAGCAGCGACGGCAGCCGCAGCAGCGTCGCCAGAGGGCCTATACCGCCGCCGCCGCTAATCCGTACCAGTACCAGTTCGCCGAACTGCGACAGCAGCGCCAGAATCGAGCCAGCTCCATTTCCAGCGAGAACTTCTGCAGCTCGCGATCCTCCAGCTGGCGACATGGTCCGCCTTCGTCCGCCCCCCTGCCGCCCGGGAACTGCAGCATGCCGCTGAAGATGCTGGAGCCACATGGCCACCCCCATGGCCATGGAAGGAGGCGCCACTCCGCCTGGCTGATCACCCGCAAGACGTCGCAGGACTCCAACTTGTCCAGCTCGCGGAACGACTCCTCCGCCTCGGCCACCACCGCCAGCACCTCCACCTTCCGGCTGTCGCGATCGAGTGCGGGCAGTAGCACGCCCCTGCCTTCGATCATAG CTCACAACGGCAAGGCCCAGTTGGATGCAGTAAAGCCGAGACTAGTCCGCCAGGAAGCGGTCCAGGAGGAAGAGGACTCGTCACCACCTCGCCTGGGAGTGCGTTTCCTGCCCACC